A single genomic interval of Spirosoma linguale DSM 74 harbors:
- a CDS encoding WbqC-like family protein (PFAM: WbqC-like family protein~KEGG: nmu:Nmul_A0285 hypothetical protein) → MKRNQPESQENELLIELHYLPCIDYISGLMQFESVQLEAQEHYQKQSYRNRCYVLTANKVDALTVPVLQGTHHQPVRDLRVANDQPWQLTHWRCLQAAYGKAPFFEYYAPYFEPVYQKKWTFLFDLNYELLTICLKLIRFRRSLNLTEWYDKTPSIGLFDGRSSVNPRNGPETYVFHQPVVYQQNFGQEFVPNLSIIDLLFCQGPAAPDVLLAGLQE, encoded by the coding sequence TTGAAACGAAATCAACCCGAGTCTCAGGAAAACGAACTGTTAATCGAACTACATTATTTGCCTTGTATCGATTACATATCCGGTTTAATGCAGTTTGAGAGCGTGCAACTTGAGGCCCAGGAACATTACCAGAAGCAAAGTTACAGAAATCGGTGCTACGTTCTGACGGCTAACAAAGTTGACGCCCTCACGGTACCGGTTTTGCAGGGAACCCATCACCAGCCAGTTCGTGATTTACGGGTGGCCAATGACCAGCCCTGGCAACTGACCCACTGGCGATGCCTGCAGGCTGCTTATGGGAAAGCGCCATTTTTTGAGTACTATGCCCCTTATTTCGAGCCCGTGTACCAAAAAAAATGGACTTTTTTATTCGATTTGAATTATGAACTGCTGACAATTTGTCTGAAATTGATTAGATTTAGACGATCTCTGAACCTGACAGAATGGTATGATAAGACGCCCTCGATCGGCCTATTTGACGGTCGGTCAAGCGTAAATCCACGAAATGGGCCAGAAACGTATGTATTCCATCAGCCAGTCGTTTACCAGCAGAATTTTGGCCAAGAATTTGTACCGAATCTTAGTATAATTGACTTGTTGTTTTGCCAGGGACCGGCCGCTCCGGATGTGTTACTGGCAGGGCTTCAGGAGTGA
- a CDS encoding lipid A biosynthesis acyltransferase (PFAM: lipid A biosynthesis acyltransferase~KEGG: dol:Dole_1445 lipid A biosynthesis acyltransferase), translated as MIFFRLLSRLPLPVLYGISDVLSFLLLHVIRYRRNVVLDNLTRSFPEKSPAEIKQIARRFYKNLGDLIVETIKQSKLPPDFFLKHIKFPNIELIQEKILAGQTIIGMSSHQANWEWIPAALVLNKMPVDSIYKPLSSPFFEQLMVDIRSHLGPVPTPMNALPRQMVLRKHIPRIIGLIADQVPDVPEQAYWTDFLHQDSPFYPGSERLARSRKMAVYFFDIVRVRRSYYEVTFRLIAEPPYDNLPLGAIMEGYRDVLEASIRRNPSDWLWSHKRWKHWRGKYASISPKLE; from the coding sequence ATGATATTTTTCCGACTGCTATCGCGTTTGCCACTTCCTGTGTTATATGGCATTTCCGATGTTTTGTCTTTTCTGTTGCTACACGTTATTCGTTACCGCCGAAACGTAGTCCTTGACAACCTGACCCGCTCCTTCCCGGAAAAATCACCGGCAGAAATCAAGCAGATTGCCCGGAGGTTTTACAAAAACCTGGGCGATCTAATTGTCGAAACCATCAAACAATCCAAACTGCCACCCGATTTTTTCCTTAAGCACATCAAATTCCCGAATATTGAATTGATTCAGGAGAAGATTCTGGCGGGGCAAACCATCATCGGTATGAGCTCTCACCAGGCTAACTGGGAATGGATTCCGGCAGCACTGGTACTGAATAAAATGCCGGTAGACAGTATTTACAAACCATTGTCGAGCCCATTCTTCGAGCAGTTGATGGTTGATATTCGTTCGCATTTGGGGCCCGTTCCTACGCCCATGAACGCGTTGCCACGCCAAATGGTCCTTCGGAAGCATATTCCACGTATCATCGGGCTAATAGCGGATCAGGTTCCTGATGTACCCGAACAAGCTTACTGGACCGACTTCCTGCACCAGGACTCCCCTTTTTATCCCGGTTCTGAACGGCTGGCCCGCAGCCGCAAAATGGCCGTCTATTTTTTCGATATCGTCCGGGTTCGCCGGAGCTATTACGAGGTTACGTTCCGACTTATTGCCGAACCTCCTTACGACAATTTACCGCTTGGGGCCATTATGGAAGGGTACCGAGATGTTCTTGAAGCGTCTATCCGGCGCAATCCATCCGATTGGTTGTGGTCACATAAACGGTGGAAACATTGGCGGGGTAAATACGCCAGCATTAGTCCGAAGCTGGAATAA
- a CDS encoding hypothetical protein (KEGG: hypothetical protein), translated as MKTKLVNTLALTLLITVGAYAQDTTGLSKKEIRQQERAERKARVKGELQNAGQSVGDAAKEVGRGAKEKAKVADEAVTKGAQKVGTTVNKGLDKAENAIVTEADRIKAKRDSARTEKARRDTL; from the coding sequence ATGAAAACGAAACTAGTAAATACGCTTGCGCTGACCTTATTGATTACCGTTGGCGCGTATGCTCAGGATACCACGGGTTTGAGCAAAAAAGAGATTCGGCAGCAGGAACGTGCTGAACGGAAAGCCCGCGTAAAAGGCGAATTGCAAAATGCTGGTCAAAGTGTTGGCGACGCGGCTAAGGAAGTGGGTCGCGGGGCAAAAGAAAAAGCAAAGGTTGCCGACGAAGCCGTCACAAAGGGAGCCCAAAAAGTAGGGACAACCGTGAATAAGGGTCTGGATAAGGCAGAAAATGCGATTGTAACCGAAGCCGACAGAATTAAAGCGAAACGTGATTCGGCACGTACCGAAAAAGCGCGTCGGGATACGCTATAA
- a CDS encoding TPR repeat-containing protein (PFAM: TPR repeat-containing protein~SMART: Tetratricopeptide repeat~KEGG: mno:Mnod_2431 peptidase C14 caspase catalytic subunit P20): MACQAIPKRLNSQGQKKPDSVMEVVLLSLLFGIYLTIRFFLMDHDTPSDKDRKRFRKGIEMVQNRNFADAYLYFDDAVRQYPKSAIAYAYRGKCQLIQENHYSAIYDLTQAINRDNTLAECYLDRGVAFYNTGDYQQAFREFDKAVWHFRDDKPDAYRWRALARIQVRQLPQAENDLRRAVSLGDENSFHILLQPPFTRPVYQQK, translated from the coding sequence ATGGCTTGTCAGGCCATACCAAAACGTTTAAATTCGCAAGGCCAGAAAAAACCAGATTCGGTTATGGAAGTTGTACTTTTAAGTCTGCTTTTCGGAATCTATCTAACCATTCGGTTCTTCCTGATGGACCACGACACCCCGTCGGACAAAGACCGGAAACGTTTCCGAAAAGGCATAGAAATGGTCCAGAACCGCAATTTTGCGGATGCGTATCTTTATTTCGACGATGCCGTCCGGCAATATCCCAAATCAGCCATTGCTTACGCTTATCGGGGCAAATGCCAGTTGATTCAGGAGAATCATTATTCGGCTATTTACGACCTGACACAGGCTATCAATCGAGACAACACATTAGCAGAATGCTACCTTGACCGGGGCGTTGCTTTCTATAATACCGGCGATTACCAACAGGCATTCCGGGAATTTGATAAAGCCGTCTGGCACTTCCGGGATGATAAGCCAGATGCCTACCGGTGGCGAGCCCTGGCCCGCATTCAGGTTCGTCAGTTACCCCAGGCGGAAAACGACCTCAGGCGGGCTGTTTCTTTAGGCGACGAGAACTCATTTCATATTCTGCTCCAGCCCCCTTTTACCCGGCCGGTATACCAGCAAAAATAA
- a CDS encoding glycerophosphoryl diester phosphodiesterase (PFAM: glycerophosphoryl diester phosphodiesterase~KEGG: hypothetical protein), whose protein sequence is MNYRLVLALLLVPVSTTLAQKIHSHNDYAKARPFVEAYEQRADFIEADVWLRNGDLVVSHEKPEESSQKPPTLDSLYLRPIAQLFQQYKDKPSSDRDYTFSLVIDIKENPAGVLPKLMEKLQQNLVCFNRSANAKAIQVIISGERPKIDTYLDYPLIQFDGRPSEVYDQETLQRVAMISDSFQSYSRWNGVGDITDTDRDKLKRVIKRAHSDNKPFRFWAIPDTPNGWKQLKKLGVDIINTDNVAEAVKARR, encoded by the coding sequence ATGAACTATCGTCTTGTCCTAGCCCTCCTGTTAGTACCGGTGTCGACCACACTGGCTCAGAAAATTCATTCTCACAACGATTATGCCAAAGCTCGTCCATTTGTGGAGGCTTATGAGCAACGGGCCGACTTTATCGAAGCCGATGTCTGGTTGCGGAACGGGGATTTGGTTGTTTCTCATGAAAAGCCTGAAGAGAGTTCTCAGAAACCACCAACGCTGGATTCTTTGTACTTACGCCCTATTGCCCAATTATTTCAGCAGTATAAAGACAAACCCAGCTCCGACCGGGATTATACCTTTTCGCTGGTGATCGACATCAAGGAAAATCCGGCGGGGGTATTGCCAAAGCTCATGGAAAAATTACAGCAAAACCTGGTTTGCTTTAACCGGTCGGCCAATGCCAAAGCGATCCAAGTCATCATCAGTGGTGAACGCCCTAAAATAGATACTTACCTGGACTATCCCCTGATCCAGTTCGATGGTCGGCCGAGCGAAGTATATGATCAGGAAACGCTACAGCGGGTAGCGATGATAAGCGATAGTTTTCAGTCGTACTCCCGCTGGAATGGTGTTGGCGACATTACCGATACAGACCGAGACAAGCTCAAGCGGGTCATAAAACGAGCCCATAGTGATAACAAACCTTTTCGTTTCTGGGCCATTCCCGATACGCCAAACGGCTGGAAGCAGTTAAAAAAACTGGGTGTCGATATTATCAATACAGACAACGTTGCAGAGGCCGTAAAGGCAAGGCGGTGA
- a CDS encoding ATPase AAA-2 domain protein (PFAM: ATPase AAA-2 domain protein; Clp ATPase-like; AAA ATPase central domain protein; UvrB/UvrC protein; ATPase associated with various cellular activities AAA_5; Clp domain protein~SMART: AAA ATPase~KEGG: hypothetical protein ; K03696 ATP-dependent Clp protease ATP-binding subunit ClpC), producing the protein MEAKFSNRVKEVITLSREEALRLGHDYIGTEHLLLGMIREGEGVAVGLLKKLGISLDELRVTIEQATKGTATNNVKNLANIPLTRQSEKTLKITYLEAKIFKSPLIGTEHLLLSILRDEDNVATQILNKFNVNYEVIKEMLEYQSTGSRPTMASDTDDDDNDRGMFGGSSSSSSGKDPKGSEKSRTPVLDNFGRDLTKLAEVGKLDPIVGREKEIERVAQILSRRKKNNPILIGEPGVGKTAIAEGLALRIVQKKVSRVLFGKRVVTLDLASLVAGTKYRGQFEERMKAVMNELEKSPEVILFIDELHTIVGAGGASGSLDASNMFKPALARGDIQCIGATTLDEYRQYIEKDGALARRFQMVMVDATSIDETIEILNNIKDKYEDHHHVNYTKEAIEAAVKLSERYISDRFLPDKAIDVMDEVGARVHISNITVPEDILKLEEQIENIKKEKNQVVKSQKYEEAAQLRDKEKRLIDQLDRAKQLWEEDTKKRRYTVNEENVAEVVAMMTGIPVTSVSNDEGKKLVNMGEELKGRVIGQQSAIDKLVKAIQRTRVGLKDPKKPIGSFIFLGPTGVGKTELAKVLATYLFDKDDALVRIDMSEYMEKFSVSRLVGAPPGYVGYEEGGQLTEKIRRKPYSVVLLDEIEKAHPDVFNILLQVLDDGILTDGLGRRVDFRNTIIIMTSNIGVRDLKDFGAGIGFATKKSAETQDDLMKSTIQSALRKAFSPEFLNRLDDVIVFNSLLREDIHKIIDLMLGKLLGRVTNLGYTVELTEKAKDFLAEKGYDPQYGARPLSRAIQRYLEDPVAEEILKGELKEGDVIMADYSGEGEALTITVKKPEVAVE; encoded by the coding sequence ATGGAAGCAAAATTCTCAAACCGCGTCAAGGAAGTTATCACGCTGAGTCGGGAAGAAGCCTTGCGCTTAGGCCACGATTACATCGGCACAGAGCATCTGTTGCTGGGTATGATTCGTGAGGGTGAGGGTGTAGCGGTCGGGTTGCTGAAAAAGCTTGGCATCTCGCTCGACGAACTCCGGGTTACTATCGAACAGGCTACGAAAGGAACAGCCACCAACAACGTGAAAAACTTAGCGAACATTCCGCTGACCCGTCAGTCGGAAAAGACGCTCAAGATTACGTATCTGGAAGCTAAGATTTTCAAAAGCCCACTTATCGGTACGGAGCACCTTTTACTGTCGATTCTGCGCGATGAAGACAATGTCGCCACGCAGATTCTCAACAAGTTTAATGTTAACTACGAAGTCATTAAAGAGATGCTGGAATATCAATCAACCGGAAGCCGGCCCACCATGGCAAGCGATACCGATGATGATGATAATGACCGGGGGATGTTTGGTGGCAGCAGCAGTTCCAGTTCAGGAAAAGATCCAAAAGGCTCCGAGAAATCGCGCACACCCGTGCTCGACAATTTTGGCCGCGATCTGACCAAACTTGCTGAAGTTGGCAAACTCGATCCGATTGTTGGTCGTGAAAAAGAAATTGAGCGCGTTGCTCAGATTCTGAGCCGCCGGAAGAAAAACAACCCAATCCTGATCGGTGAGCCTGGCGTTGGTAAAACCGCCATTGCCGAAGGTCTGGCATTGCGTATTGTACAGAAAAAAGTATCGCGGGTGTTGTTCGGTAAGCGGGTTGTTACCCTCGATCTGGCATCGCTTGTAGCCGGTACCAAATATCGGGGTCAATTCGAAGAGCGAATGAAGGCCGTGATGAACGAGCTGGAAAAATCGCCGGAGGTTATTCTCTTTATTGACGAATTGCATACAATCGTTGGTGCAGGTGGTGCTTCGGGTTCGCTCGATGCTTCCAACATGTTCAAGCCAGCGTTAGCTCGTGGTGATATTCAATGCATTGGCGCCACAACGCTTGACGAATACCGTCAGTATATCGAGAAAGATGGTGCGCTAGCCCGTCGTTTCCAGATGGTTATGGTCGATGCCACATCCATCGATGAGACGATCGAGATCCTGAACAACATCAAGGATAAATACGAAGATCACCACCACGTAAATTACACCAAAGAAGCCATCGAGGCTGCGGTGAAATTATCGGAGCGGTATATCTCAGATCGTTTCCTCCCTGACAAAGCCATCGACGTAATGGACGAAGTGGGCGCACGTGTTCACATCTCAAACATTACGGTTCCTGAAGATATTCTGAAGCTTGAAGAGCAGATTGAAAATATCAAGAAGGAAAAGAATCAGGTTGTCAAAAGCCAGAAGTACGAAGAAGCCGCTCAGCTTCGCGACAAGGAGAAACGCCTGATCGACCAACTCGACCGTGCGAAACAGTTGTGGGAAGAAGATACTAAAAAGCGTCGTTATACGGTCAACGAAGAAAACGTTGCCGAAGTCGTAGCGATGATGACGGGTATCCCGGTCACGAGCGTATCGAACGATGAAGGCAAGAAACTAGTGAACATGGGCGAAGAACTGAAAGGCCGGGTTATCGGTCAGCAGTCGGCCATCGACAAACTGGTTAAAGCTATTCAGCGGACACGGGTGGGTCTGAAAGATCCCAAAAAGCCGATTGGTTCGTTTATCTTCCTCGGTCCAACGGGTGTGGGTAAAACAGAATTAGCCAAAGTACTGGCTACCTATCTCTTCGATAAAGACGATGCACTGGTTCGTATCGACATGTCGGAATACATGGAGAAATTCAGTGTAAGCCGGTTAGTTGGTGCACCTCCGGGCTACGTTGGTTATGAAGAAGGTGGTCAGTTAACCGAAAAAATCCGCCGGAAGCCTTACAGCGTTGTCTTGCTGGACGAAATTGAGAAAGCGCACCCGGATGTATTCAACATCCTGTTGCAAGTGCTTGACGATGGTATTCTGACAGATGGCCTGGGTCGTCGGGTCGACTTCCGAAACACGATCATCATCATGACCTCCAACATCGGGGTGCGTGACCTGAAAGATTTCGGTGCCGGTATTGGTTTTGCGACCAAGAAATCTGCCGAAACGCAGGATGACTTAATGAAGAGTACGATTCAAAGCGCTCTTCGGAAAGCGTTCTCGCCTGAGTTCCTGAACCGCCTTGACGATGTGATTGTGTTCAACTCGCTGCTACGCGAAGATATCCACAAAATCATTGACCTGATGTTGGGTAAACTCCTGGGCCGCGTTACCAACCTGGGTTATACTGTCGAACTGACTGAGAAAGCGAAAGACTTCCTGGCCGAAAAAGGGTATGACCCACAATATGGTGCTCGTCCGTTGAGCCGTGCCATCCAGCGTTATCTGGAAGATCCCGTTGCAGAAGAGATTCTGAAAGGTGAACTGAAAGAAGGCGATGTGATCATGGCCGACTACAGTGGCGAAGGTGAAGCCTTAACCATTACGGTAAAGAAACCGGAAGTAGCAGTTGAGTAA
- a CDS encoding protein of unknown function DUF419 (PFAM: protein of unknown function DUF419~KEGG: abo:ABO_0644 hypothetical protein), with protein MNTETLREYCIGKPGVTESFPFGGDALVFKVGGKMFALLATESQPTTINLKCDPELAVQLREEHAAVAPGYHMNKTHWNTITIDGRVRSSDVQEWIDHSYELVKKSLPKAVQAQLI; from the coding sequence ATGAATACCGAGACCTTACGCGAGTACTGCATCGGCAAACCGGGTGTTACCGAGTCTTTCCCGTTTGGTGGCGATGCACTCGTTTTTAAAGTAGGCGGTAAGATGTTTGCTTTGCTGGCAACCGAAAGTCAGCCAACGACCATCAACCTCAAATGTGATCCCGAGTTGGCGGTTCAACTACGGGAAGAACATGCAGCGGTAGCACCCGGCTATCATATGAATAAGACCCATTGGAACACCATCACGATTGATGGCCGGGTTCGTTCCTCTGATGTACAGGAATGGATTGACCACTCCTATGAGTTAGTAAAAAAGAGTTTACCAAAGGCTGTTCAGGCACAATTAATCTGA
- a CDS encoding 1-hydroxy-2-methyl-2-(E)-butenyl 4-diphosphate synthase (KEGG: hypothetical protein ; K03526 (E)-4-hydroxy-3- methylbut-2-enyl-diphosphate synthase~TIGRFAM: 1-hydroxy-2-methyl-2-(E)-butenyl 4- diphosphate synthase~PFAM: IspG family protein) — translation MLNSLLSSSSTPASSTPEGAGSPVLYTPSLTQYVRRKTSTVTIGDVPMGSDYPIRVQSMTTVDTMDTKGSVEQTIRMIEAGCEYVRITAPSVKEAQNLENIRKELRARGYTTPLVADIHFTPNAAELAARIVEKVRINPGNYADRKRFEFIDYTDAAYAAELERIRDKFLPLVRICKEYGTAMRIGTNHGSLSDRILSRYGDTPVGMVESALEFLRICEAENYYNITLSMKSSNPQVMVQAYRLLVQRLDEEGLKPYPLHLGVTEAGEAEDGRIKSALGIGTLLEDGIGDTVRVSLTEEPEREAPVAKALIDRYTNRAATSQPIPAITTYPINPFQYSRRLTHEVANIGGQNVPRVIADYSRVPVTEHKNLHPIGHFYLPEPDKWRMNDLGADYIYTGSYPAQFMLPNGLKEILDYTVWQTGTDQTNVFPLLTTVEYLAARAAQSELHPRLNFVRVSLPASSDELFTTLKADTTVVLLISTDNAHAMPELRRLVVELINRGITAPVIINRGYPAVSEEEVPLYASTDVGGLLIDGLGDGIMLSAPQANPSDADLKRLNNLSFGILQAARTRITKTEYISCPSCGRTLFDLQETTALIRQRTDHLKGVKIGIMGCIVNGPGEMADADYGYVGIGRDKIALYRGQQVIKKSVPADRAVDELIELIREDNRWLEPTFENAI, via the coding sequence ATGCTAAATTCGCTGCTTTCTTCATCATCAACCCCTGCAAGTAGTACGCCGGAAGGGGCTGGTTCACCTGTTCTTTATACGCCTTCACTCACGCAGTATGTTCGCCGGAAAACCAGTACGGTTACCATCGGCGATGTACCTATGGGCTCCGATTATCCAATTCGTGTCCAGTCGATGACGACGGTCGACACAATGGATACCAAAGGCTCTGTTGAGCAGACCATCAGGATGATTGAAGCGGGGTGTGAGTATGTTCGTATTACAGCACCCAGCGTTAAAGAGGCACAAAATTTGGAGAATATCCGCAAAGAACTCCGGGCACGCGGTTATACCACTCCCCTGGTTGCCGATATCCATTTCACACCCAATGCCGCCGAATTGGCCGCCCGGATCGTAGAGAAGGTCCGTATCAATCCCGGCAACTACGCCGACCGGAAGCGCTTCGAATTCATTGATTATACAGATGCCGCCTACGCAGCCGAACTGGAACGTATTCGGGATAAATTTCTGCCGCTGGTTCGTATCTGTAAAGAATACGGTACGGCTATGCGTATCGGTACCAATCACGGCTCCTTATCCGATCGTATTCTGAGTCGTTACGGCGATACACCCGTAGGTATGGTTGAATCGGCCCTGGAGTTCTTACGCATCTGCGAGGCCGAAAACTATTACAACATTACGTTGTCGATGAAGTCGAGCAATCCGCAGGTGATGGTACAGGCCTATCGGTTGCTGGTTCAGCGTCTGGACGAGGAAGGTCTGAAACCCTATCCCCTACACCTCGGCGTGACAGAAGCCGGTGAAGCCGAAGATGGCCGCATCAAGTCTGCACTGGGCATTGGTACCCTGCTTGAAGATGGTATTGGTGACACCGTTCGGGTTTCGCTTACCGAAGAGCCGGAACGGGAAGCCCCGGTAGCCAAAGCATTGATTGACCGATACACCAACCGGGCGGCTACCAGCCAGCCTATTCCGGCTATTACCACCTATCCGATCAATCCATTTCAATACAGTCGACGGTTAACCCATGAGGTGGCCAACATTGGCGGTCAGAATGTACCCCGCGTCATTGCCGATTACAGCCGGGTGCCCGTAACGGAACACAAAAACCTGCACCCGATTGGTCATTTTTACCTGCCCGAACCTGATAAGTGGCGCATGAATGATCTGGGCGCCGACTATATATATACGGGCTCCTACCCGGCACAGTTCATGTTGCCCAACGGCCTCAAAGAAATTCTTGATTATACCGTCTGGCAGACTGGTACCGATCAGACGAATGTCTTTCCCTTGCTCACCACGGTCGAATATCTGGCAGCCCGGGCAGCGCAAAGCGAACTCCATCCTCGCCTGAATTTCGTTCGGGTTTCGCTACCGGCTTCATCCGATGAACTGTTTACTACACTTAAGGCAGATACAACGGTAGTCCTATTGATCTCGACTGACAACGCGCACGCGATGCCCGAGTTACGTCGGTTGGTCGTTGAATTGATTAATCGCGGTATTACCGCTCCCGTTATTATTAACAGAGGGTATCCAGCCGTTTCGGAAGAAGAGGTTCCCCTTTACGCGTCTACCGACGTTGGCGGTTTGCTCATCGATGGACTTGGCGATGGCATTATGCTGTCGGCACCACAGGCAAATCCTTCCGACGCCGATCTGAAACGACTCAACAACCTGTCATTTGGCATTTTGCAGGCCGCCCGTACCCGTATTACCAAAACGGAATATATATCCTGTCCATCCTGCGGCCGGACGCTGTTCGACCTACAGGAAACAACGGCCCTTATTCGTCAACGTACCGACCACCTGAAAGGGGTTAAAATTGGCATTATGGGTTGTATTGTAAATGGCCCGGGCGAAATGGCCGACGCTGACTACGGTTATGTAGGCATTGGTCGTGATAAGATTGCCCTGTATCGGGGACAGCAGGTCATCAAAAAATCCGTTCCGGCCGACCGTGCCGTCGATGAATTGATCGAGCTAATCCGGGAAGACAACCGCTGGCTGGAGCCCACGTTCGAAAATGCCATTTAA
- a CDS encoding glucose-methanol-choline oxidoreductase (PFAM: glucose-methanol-choline oxidoreductase~KEGG: swd:Swoo_0367 glucose-methanol-choline oxidoreductase) has protein sequence MDIPQLKKAPLVYDVAIVGSGAGGGMAAYMLAKAGAKVVLLEAGGYYDPADPKYITQLKWPWESPRRGASTEARSGGDFDAAWGGWEIDGEPYSAKSGTEFGWFRSRMLGGRTNHWGRISMRFGPDDFRRRSLSGVGDDWPITYDDLKPYYDKVDRLIGVFGSVENFPNEPDGIFLPPPKPRLHELMIRKGARSIGIPVIPSRLSILTKPINKDRGSCFYCHQCNRGCQAYADFSASSVLCIPAVKTGNVTLINGAMVREVLTDPQTGLATGISYVNKHTLEEITVRAKAVMLGASTCESARILLNSKSSRFPNGLANSSGVVGKYLNDSTGASRSAFIPALMDRKRYNEDGVGGMHVFTPWWLDNKKLDFPRGYHIEYGGGMGMPGYGFGSGIESLNGMIPGRDGKTKTAGGYGASLKDDYRRFYGAYIGMSGRGEPVPLESNYCEIDPNSVDKYGIPTLRFHYKWSDYEVKQAKHMQDTFEEIIHAMGGIALGPKPGPNTAHGYGLAAPGRIIHEVGTVRMGNDPQKSALNKYQQAHDVKNLFVVDAAPFVSQGDKNVTWTILASAMRTSQYYIDMVKAKSI, from the coding sequence ATGGATATTCCTCAACTCAAAAAAGCCCCCCTTGTCTACGACGTAGCTATAGTCGGCTCAGGTGCAGGGGGCGGCATGGCTGCCTACATGCTCGCCAAAGCAGGCGCAAAAGTTGTTCTGCTCGAAGCAGGTGGTTACTATGACCCGGCCGATCCTAAGTACATCACACAACTGAAATGGCCCTGGGAATCACCCCGGCGTGGTGCCAGTACCGAAGCTCGCTCCGGCGGTGATTTCGATGCAGCCTGGGGCGGCTGGGAAATAGACGGCGAGCCTTATTCGGCAAAGTCAGGTACAGAATTCGGCTGGTTCCGGTCGAGAATGCTCGGCGGACGTACCAACCACTGGGGCCGTATCTCCATGCGCTTTGGCCCCGACGATTTTCGGCGTCGGTCGCTGTCGGGTGTGGGCGACGACTGGCCAATCACCTACGACGACCTCAAGCCCTATTACGATAAAGTAGACCGGCTCATTGGCGTCTTTGGCTCGGTTGAAAACTTTCCGAATGAACCCGATGGCATTTTCCTCCCCCCTCCCAAGCCACGCCTGCACGAGTTAATGATTCGAAAGGGCGCACGGAGCATTGGCATTCCCGTTATTCCATCCCGCTTAAGTATTCTGACCAAGCCCATTAATAAAGACCGGGGCTCCTGCTTCTACTGCCACCAGTGCAACCGGGGTTGTCAGGCTTATGCCGACTTCTCGGCATCGTCGGTCCTGTGTATTCCGGCGGTTAAAACGGGCAATGTAACGCTCATCAATGGAGCCATGGTACGCGAAGTACTCACCGATCCGCAGACGGGTCTGGCAACAGGAATCAGCTACGTGAATAAACATACTTTGGAGGAAATAACGGTTCGGGCAAAAGCTGTTATGCTGGGCGCAAGTACCTGCGAATCGGCACGGATTCTCCTGAATTCAAAATCCTCACGTTTTCCGAACGGACTGGCCAACAGCAGCGGTGTGGTCGGAAAATACCTCAACGACTCAACGGGTGCCAGCCGTTCGGCATTCATCCCGGCGCTTATGGACCGCAAACGCTACAACGAAGATGGCGTAGGCGGTATGCACGTGTTTACGCCCTGGTGGCTCGATAATAAGAAGCTTGATTTCCCCAGAGGCTATCACATCGAGTACGGTGGCGGCATGGGTATGCCCGGCTATGGCTTTGGCAGTGGCATAGAATCGCTTAACGGCATGATTCCAGGTCGTGATGGTAAAACAAAAACGGCAGGTGGATACGGAGCTAGCCTGAAGGATGATTACCGACGATTTTACGGAGCGTATATTGGCATGTCGGGTCGGGGCGAGCCTGTCCCTCTCGAAAGCAACTACTGCGAAATTGACCCGAATTCTGTCGATAAATACGGGATTCCTACACTACGCTTCCATTACAAATGGTCGGATTACGAAGTGAAGCAGGCTAAACACATGCAGGACACCTTCGAGGAAATCATTCATGCGATGGGCGGTATTGCGCTGGGTCCTAAACCCGGTCCTAATACAGCGCATGGCTATGGTCTTGCCGCGCCTGGTCGTATTATTCACGAAGTGGGTACCGTTCGTATGGGAAATGACCCGCAAAAATCAGCGCTGAACAAATACCAGCAGGCACACGATGTGAAGAACCTATTTGTTGTCGATGCAGCACCGTTCGTATCGCAGGGTGACAAAAACGTTACCTGGACTATTCTGGCCAGTGCAATGCGTACTTCCCAGTATTATATTGACATGGTGAAGGCGAAAAGCATTTAA